A region of Verrucomicrobiia bacterium DNA encodes the following proteins:
- the gltA gene encoding NADPH-dependent glutamate synthase, translating to MPNPLSSKERLKIPRQPMPERPAGERAHCFSEVNLGLDAALAKQEALRCLSCRNQHCFTACPVGVKVRDFVHLIVEGDYLAAAAKIREDNVLPAVTGRVCPQEHQCEGACVLGKRGESLAIGYLERFVADYERQTGRVGLPARAPDTGRRVAIVGSGPAGLSCAGDLALRGHRVTVIEALHEIGGVLLYGIPEFRLPKDIVRDEVENLRRMGVEFQTNVVVGRTVTVDELLGEQGYHALFVATGAGLPLFLNIPGEHLCGVYSANEFLTRVNLMKAADFPAYDSPICDCRDRDVAVFGGGNTAMDAVRTALRLGARTATIIYRRSETEMPARAEEVHHARDEGVRFRMLTQPLEFLGNESGWLTGVRLQEMRLGEPDASGRRRPEPSSEASFDLPIQVAIIAIGNRGNPLVQATTPDLATTAKGYLVTQPGSLHTTRKGVFAGGDVVTGGATVILAMGAGRQAAREIDAYLRAGETP from the coding sequence ATGCCCAATCCCCTGTCCTCCAAGGAACGCCTCAAAATCCCCCGTCAGCCCATGCCGGAGCGACCGGCCGGGGAACGCGCTCACTGCTTCTCCGAAGTCAATCTCGGCCTCGATGCCGCCCTCGCGAAACAGGAGGCCCTCCGTTGCCTCTCCTGTCGCAACCAGCACTGCTTCACCGCCTGCCCCGTCGGCGTGAAAGTACGCGACTTCGTCCACCTCATTGTCGAAGGCGACTACCTCGCCGCCGCCGCCAAGATCCGCGAAGACAATGTTCTCCCCGCCGTCACCGGCCGGGTCTGCCCCCAGGAACACCAATGCGAAGGGGCCTGTGTCCTGGGCAAACGCGGCGAATCGCTGGCCATCGGGTACCTCGAACGTTTCGTCGCCGACTACGAACGCCAGACCGGCCGCGTCGGCCTACCGGCTCGCGCCCCCGATACCGGCCGCCGCGTGGCCATTGTGGGGAGCGGTCCCGCCGGACTCAGCTGCGCCGGGGACCTCGCCCTCCGTGGTCACCGCGTGACCGTCATCGAAGCCCTCCACGAGATCGGCGGCGTTCTCCTCTACGGCATCCCTGAGTTCCGGCTTCCCAAGGACATCGTCCGCGACGAGGTCGAAAACCTCCGCCGCATGGGCGTGGAGTTCCAAACCAACGTCGTGGTCGGTCGCACGGTCACCGTGGACGAACTCCTCGGCGAACAGGGTTACCACGCCCTCTTCGTCGCCACCGGCGCGGGTCTGCCCCTCTTCCTCAACATCCCCGGCGAACACCTCTGCGGTGTGTACTCCGCCAACGAGTTCCTCACCCGCGTCAACCTCATGAAGGCCGCCGATTTCCCCGCCTACGACAGCCCCATCTGCGACTGCCGCGATCGCGATGTCGCCGTCTTCGGTGGCGGCAATACCGCCATGGATGCCGTCCGGACCGCCCTCCGCCTCGGCGCCCGTACCGCCACCATCATCTATCGCCGTTCCGAAACCGAAATGCCCGCCCGGGCCGAAGAAGTCCACCACGCCCGCGACGAAGGCGTCCGCTTCCGCATGCTGACCCAACCCCTCGAGTTCCTCGGCAACGAGTCCGGCTGGCTGACCGGGGTCCGGCTCCAGGAAATGCGCCTCGGCGAACCCGATGCCTCCGGACGCCGCCGTCCCGAGCCCAGCTCCGAGGCCTCCTTCGATCTGCCCATCCAGGTCGCCATCATCGCCATCGGCAATCGCGGCAATCCGCTCGTCCAGGCCACCACCCCGGACCTCGCCACCACCGCCAAGGGTTACCTGGTCACCCAACCCGGCAGCCTCCACACCACCCGCAAGGGAGTCTTCGCCGGCGGCGATGTCGTCACCGGCGGCGCCACCGTGATCCTCGCCATGGGCGCCGGCCGTCAGGCCGCCCGCGAAATCGATGCCTACCTCCGCGCCGGGGAGACCCCCTGA
- a CDS encoding sulfide/dihydroorotate dehydrogenase-like FAD/NAD-binding protein, producing MHRIVEARFLAPDVKLLRIHAPLVARKRRAGQFAIVRVHDHGERIPLTLADSNPDEGTITLVVQGVGKTTRLLNQLEPGDALCDVVGPLGKPSPIERYGTVVVIGGGLGIAIAWPTARALREAGNRVIAILGGRSRPYVLLEDEVRALAEEVFVTTDDGSYGLHGRVTDPLQSLLDAGRPIDLVLAIGPIPMMRAVAETTRPAGIRTLVSLNPIMVDGTGMCGGCRVIVGGQARFACVDGPEFDAHQVDFRILGQRNAMYRDQERVAAATLQASPPDPAPHDPASCRLLQAADVPVTTATAP from the coding sequence ATGCACCGGATCGTCGAAGCCCGATTCCTGGCGCCGGACGTAAAACTACTCCGGATCCACGCCCCCCTAGTCGCCCGCAAACGCCGTGCCGGCCAGTTCGCCATCGTTCGCGTCCATGACCATGGCGAACGCATTCCCCTCACACTCGCCGATTCCAACCCGGACGAAGGAACCATCACGCTGGTCGTTCAGGGTGTCGGCAAAACCACCCGGCTCCTCAACCAACTCGAACCTGGCGACGCTCTCTGCGATGTCGTCGGTCCCCTTGGGAAACCCTCTCCCATCGAACGTTACGGCACCGTGGTGGTCATCGGTGGCGGCCTCGGCATCGCCATCGCCTGGCCCACCGCCCGCGCCCTTCGTGAGGCCGGCAATCGCGTGATCGCCATCCTGGGCGGACGCAGCCGCCCCTACGTCCTTCTCGAAGACGAAGTTCGCGCACTCGCCGAAGAGGTGTTCGTCACCACCGATGACGGATCCTACGGACTGCATGGGCGCGTGACCGACCCCCTTCAATCCCTCCTCGACGCCGGACGCCCGATCGACCTCGTCCTTGCCATCGGCCCCATCCCGATGATGCGTGCAGTGGCCGAAACCACCCGGCCGGCCGGCATCCGCACCCTTGTCAGCCTCAATCCCATCATGGTCGATGGTACGGGCATGTGCGGCGGCTGCCGGGTGATTGTCGGTGGTCAGGCACGCTTCGCCTGCGTGGACGGACCGGAGTTCGATGCCCACCAGGTGGACTTCCGCATCCTCGGCCAACGCAATGCCATGTATCGCGACCAGGAACGCGTCGCCGCCGCAACCCTCCAAGCCAGTCCCCCGGACCCAGCCCCGCACGATCCCGCCTCCTGCCGCCTGCTTCAGGCCGCCGATGTCCCCGTCACGACGGCGACCGCCCCGTGA